The genomic DNA TTCTAACAGAACTTGTCCTGGTTCATAGCCAAAATTAACGTGTTCAAAACAAACTTCACCCCGGAAAATTGGTGCAGGAGTTGCATTTGGTAAATCTCTAATTTCCGGTTGCTGTTGTAATATATCTAAGATTCTTTCCCCTGAAGCCGCTGCCTTAGCCAGTCTGCCGGTGTACTTAGCAAAGTTCTGTACTGGCTTAAAGGCATTTTTGAGATAGGTGATAAATACCAGTACATCCCCTGGTGTGAGCGCATTTTGCAAAGCCAACCAAGAACCATACCAAAGAACTACAGCCGTTCCTAAAGCGATGACAACATCTACAGTTCTTTCTAAGTAGGCGGATAGACGTTGGGTTTTAACACTCTCATTCAGGCTACGCTGATTTTGTTGAGAAAAAACCTTGGCAAAGGCATCTTGCAACCAAAGAGCTTTAACCAATTTAATGGCAGCAATTGATTCAGCCGCAGTAGCAGCTAAAGCCCCTTCTTGTTTGCGTTGCTTTAATGAGGACTCTTTAATTTTTTGGCTGAGGCGATTGGTGACTAACCAAAATAACGGTAAAGTCAGCAGTGAGAGGAGGGTGAGGCTAGGATTCATCCATAACATCACCCCAATCATAGTAAACAGACTGAGAATACTGACTACTAAGGGTAATGCAGCCGTAATCATAATCTCTTGTAGACGACTGGCATCACTACTAACACGAATAATTAAATCACCGCTACGGGCTTGGGTATGATAGGACAAAGACAAATTTTGCAGATGACAATATAAATGATGACGCACTTTACCCATAACGCGACTACCGACGGTAGCCAATCCTACGGTACTCCAGTAAGCAGCAAAAGCGCGTAATCCTGTAAATATCAGGAATGCAACTGCGGAAAGTGTTAATAACGTAATCGGTTCTAAATTTGCAATTATGGGAATATTGGTTGGTTGATGATTGGGGATGAGAACATAGTCAAATACAAACTTGAGTGGCCAAGGTTCTAGTACCCGTAGTCCTACATCTGTAATCAGAGCGATCGCCGAAACTAATAGGAGTCCGTAGTGGGGGCGAATGTAAGGCCAGAAATAAACCAGAATGCCCCAAAGACCAGGAATAGCTTTTTTGAGGGATTTTGCCATTTTATAGTTTTAAATCCCCATAGAGTCCCGCTATATGCAGAATTTGTTGAGCTACATCATTCCAGGTATGATTTTTGATCACCTTTTGACGTGCAGCTTGTCCGAGACTGTGACGGAGAGAAGGCGATCGCCACAATTTTTCTAATGCTTCTGCTAGAGCGATCGCATCCCCCGGAGGACAAAAAATACCATTAACTTCCGGTTCAATTAAATCTACTAATTGTCCAATTTTACTCACAACCACAGGCAAACCAGCCGCCATATATTCATAAACTTTCAAAGGTGAAAAATAAAAATCTGATTGTGCTGGATAAGGTGCAACAGCAACATTCATTTTTGCTAAAAATTGCGGAACTTGATCAGGATTTACCGCACCAGTAAATTCAATACAATCATCTAATCCAAGCACCGATAATTCAGCCTGAATATTTTCCCTTTCTGGACCATCACCAACAATTAAAAGTCGGGATTGGGGAACTTTTTGGTGTAATTGAGCAAAAGCTTCTGTGAGAATTGATAACCCATGCCAAGGTTTGAATGTCCCCACAAATCCCACAGTAAAATCTTCTGATTCAGCAGCAACATTAAGATTAGAAAACCTGTCAGGATTAACCCCATTAGGAATTACATAAATTTTTTCAGCATCTACATACTTGATTAAATAGGTTTTTACTTCCTCCGAAACCGCAATTACAGCAGCAGCAGCTTCAAAAACCCGACTTGCTACCATTTCAGCACTATCAACATCAATCAAACCCCGATATTTTATTTGTTCTTTAATCAAAGGAGAATTCACCTCTAATATTCCTGGAATACCTCTTTTTTGGGCAAATTCCATCGCGCTATAACTCCACAGAGAATAACGCTCATAAATCAGATCAATATTTCCCAAACCCTGTAAATTTAAACGTAAATCCTCATTAATTCCCAAAGCTATTTTTTCCCTAACTTCTATTTCTACCTTGGGAATATAAGGCAATTTATGAACAATAATATTAGCTAAATCTATTGGTGGTGTTCCCCCAATTCTAGTAGCCAACAATTCAACCTCACTACCTTGTTTTTCTAATGCTCGTATCACCTCCTGAACATGAATAGAACAACCTTTTTTCCCAAAAACAGGAATCCCCAAATCAGCACAAACATAAGCAATTCTCACCTGCAAACCTCCTCTGCGCCTCTGTGTCTCTGCGTGCAAAATAACTCCCGTAAAACTGCGGTATTACTATCAACATCAAACTCAGACTCAATTAACTTTCTAGCCTGACTAGACAACCGCACCCGCAAAGCTGAATCAGTGATAAGTTCTTGAAGTGAAATAGCCAACTTTTCAGGATGATTTTGTGGCACAATTAACCCAGTTTCACCATGACGCACCACTTCAGGAATACCCGTGATATTTGTACTTACACAGGGTGTTCCTAATGCCATTGCTTCTAGTAAAACAGTAGGCAGTCCATCCCGGTTGCCATCTTTACCAACTACATAAGGTGCTGCAAACACAGCCGCTTTTTGTACCATTTTAAATACTTCATTTTGGGGATGTGGACCGACAATTTCCACACAAGATGACAATTCTAAATCTTGAATTTGTTGTTTTAATACTATTTCTAATGAACCTAGACCAACAATTTGACATTGAAACTCACAATTTCTCTGTTTCAAAATGGCACAAGCATCAATTAAAATAGATAACCCTTTTTTTTCAACTAACCGACCAACGGAAATAATTAAAGGTGGACGTTGAGCAGGTGAAGAATATTGTAATCTTCCTAAATTCAAACCATTATAAATACGTTTAATTTGCTGTGCAGCTTGAGGATATTTTGTTTGTAAATAATTGAGGTTGTAGTCACTGACAGTTACCACCGTAGCAGCATCCTGTAGTTTACGTTCCATGTCTGTAAATTCCACACTTTCATGAAAAATGTCTTTAGCATGAGCCGTGAAAGTGTAGGGAATACCTGTAAAATGGGATGCTAATCTGGCTACACTGGTAGCTACAGTGCCAAAATGGGCGTGTAAATGAGTAATACCTTTGAGTTTTACTTCTCGTGCTAACCATGCAGCTTGGTAGACTGTGCTGGCCTGTTCACCTTCAGCAATGGCCAATTTTGACCAAAAACCGGG from Okeanomitos corallinicola TIOX110 includes the following:
- a CDS encoding ABC transporter ATP-binding protein codes for the protein MAKSLKKAIPGLWGILVYFWPYIRPHYGLLLVSAIALITDVGLRVLEPWPLKFVFDYVLIPNHQPTNIPIIANLEPITLLTLSAVAFLIFTGLRAFAAYWSTVGLATVGSRVMGKVRHHLYCHLQNLSLSYHTQARSGDLIIRVSSDASRLQEIMITAALPLVVSILSLFTMIGVMLWMNPSLTLLSLLTLPLFWLVTNRLSQKIKESSLKQRKQEGALAATAAESIAAIKLVKALWLQDAFAKVFSQQNQRSLNESVKTQRLSAYLERTVDVVIALGTAVVLWYGSWLALQNALTPGDVLVFITYLKNAFKPVQNFAKYTGRLAKAAASGERILDILQQQPEIRDLPNATPAPIFRGEVCFEHVNFGYEPGQVLLEDINLDIQPGQQIAIVGTSGSGKSTLVSLLLRLYDPSGGRIMIDGRDIRGYTLASLRPQISVVLQESILFAATIRENIAYGVVGVSDAEIKAAACLANADDFIQALPQGYDTFVGERGATLSGGQRQRIAIARAAIRQTPILILDEPTTGLDKGNEQAVIHALQRLSRNRTTFLITHDLNFATHADRIFYMENGWVLEQGSHWELMQQNGHYAALYQVQNVMGNEEDFSHAEAQRRREN
- a CDS encoding glycosyltransferase family 4 protein, whose amino-acid sequence is MPTVGYVLKRYPRYSETFIVNEILAHEAAGLKIEIFALRPPSDSHFQNIISQVRASVNYIKKPIQGRVSPSLNSLAPTAASYFWAELQEANQIIPGFWSKLAIAEGEQASTVYQAAWLAREVKLKGITHLHAHFGTVATSVARLASHFTGIPYTFTAHAKDIFHESVEFTDMERKLQDAATVVTVSDYNLNYLQTKYPQAAQQIKRIYNGLNLGRLQYSSPAQRPPLIISVGRLVEKKGLSILIDACAILKQRNCEFQCQIVGLGSLEIVLKQQIQDLELSSCVEIVGPHPQNEVFKMVQKAAVFAAPYVVGKDGNRDGLPTVLLEAMALGTPCVSTNITGIPEVVRHGETGLIVPQNHPEKLAISLQELITDSALRVRLSSQARKLIESEFDVDSNTAVLRELFCTQRHRGAEEVCR
- a CDS encoding glycosyltransferase family 4 protein gives rise to the protein MRIAYVCADLGIPVFGKKGCSIHVQEVIRALEKQGSEVELLATRIGGTPPIDLANIIVHKLPYIPKVEIEVREKIALGINEDLRLNLQGLGNIDLIYERYSLWSYSAMEFAQKRGIPGILEVNSPLIKEQIKYRGLIDVDSAEMVASRVFEAAAAVIAVSEEVKTYLIKYVDAEKIYVIPNGVNPDRFSNLNVAAESEDFTVGFVGTFKPWHGLSILTEAFAQLHQKVPQSRLLIVGDGPERENIQAELSVLGLDDCIEFTGAVNPDQVPQFLAKMNVAVAPYPAQSDFYFSPLKVYEYMAAGLPVVVSKIGQLVDLIEPEVNGIFCPPGDAIALAEALEKLWRSPSLRHSLGQAARQKVIKNHTWNDVAQQILHIAGLYGDLKL